In the genome of Desulfofarcimen acetoxidans DSM 771, one region contains:
- the serS gene encoding serine--tRNA ligase: MLDLKFVRNNPETVKEALAKRGNRGSLDEFLKLDEQRREKLVVVEQLKNRRNTVSQEVGRLKKEGQPAEQIVLEMRQVSQEIKDLDDQLRVIEEELQAILLGIPNIPDVSVPVGKSETDNIEIRLWGEPTKFDFEPKAHWDIGEGLDIIDFERGAKVTGARFSFYKGLGARLERALINFMLDLHTSQHNYVEIFPPFIANQDSMQGTGQLPKFAEDMFKLENTNYYLIPTAEVPVTNLYREEILDGEKLPICHVAYSACFRAEAGAAGRDTRGLIRQHQFNKVEMVKFCHPDTSFEELDKLVLNAEKVLQLLELPYRLIILCTGDLGFSSAKTFDLEVWLPGYQTYREISSCSNFTDFQARRAGIKFKTGKAKPQYVHTLNGSGLAIGRTLAAVLENYQQRDGSVKVPRVLQPYMGGLKEIAR; the protein is encoded by the coding sequence ATGTTGGACTTAAAATTTGTGCGCAATAACCCGGAAACAGTTAAAGAGGCCCTGGCCAAGAGGGGAAATAGAGGCAGTCTGGATGAATTTTTAAAGCTGGATGAACAGAGACGAGAAAAACTGGTAGTTGTTGAACAGTTAAAAAATCGCCGCAATACTGTATCCCAGGAAGTCGGCAGGCTAAAAAAAGAAGGCCAACCGGCTGAGCAAATAGTACTGGAAATGAGACAGGTTTCTCAGGAAATTAAAGATTTAGATGATCAGCTAAGAGTAATAGAAGAAGAGTTGCAAGCAATTCTATTAGGTATTCCCAATATCCCGGATGTTTCTGTGCCGGTTGGTAAAAGCGAAACTGACAATATTGAAATAAGGCTCTGGGGTGAGCCTACCAAATTTGATTTTGAACCTAAGGCTCATTGGGATATAGGAGAAGGTCTGGATATTATTGATTTTGAAAGAGGAGCCAAGGTTACCGGAGCCAGATTTTCTTTTTATAAGGGTTTGGGGGCTCGTTTGGAGAGAGCATTAATTAATTTCATGCTGGATTTGCACACCTCCCAGCATAACTATGTCGAAATATTTCCCCCGTTTATTGCCAATCAGGATAGTATGCAGGGTACAGGCCAATTGCCGAAGTTTGCAGAAGATATGTTTAAGTTAGAGAATACAAACTATTATTTAATACCGACAGCGGAAGTGCCGGTAACAAATTTATATAGGGAAGAAATACTGGATGGTGAAAAACTGCCCATTTGCCATGTTGCTTACAGCGCTTGTTTTAGGGCGGAGGCTGGAGCCGCCGGGCGTGATACCAGAGGCTTAATTCGCCAGCATCAATTTAATAAAGTGGAAATGGTAAAGTTTTGCCACCCTGATACTTCCTTTGAGGAGTTAGATAAACTTGTGCTTAATGCGGAAAAGGTACTTCAGTTGTTGGAATTACCTTATCGCCTGATTATCCTGTGTACGGGTGATTTAGGTTTTAGTTCGGCAAAAACCTTTGACTTGGAGGTTTGGCTTCCTGGCTATCAAACTTATCGTGAGATTTCATCTTGTAGTAACTTCACTGATTTTCAGGCCCGAAGAGCCGGAATTAAATTTAAAACAGGCAAAGCAAAACCCCAGTATGTACATACCCTGAACGGTTCAGGTCTGGCTATTGGCAGGACACTGGCTGCGGTGCTGGAAAACTACCAGCAAAGAGACGGTTCGGTAAAGGTACCTAGGGTTTTACAGCCATATATGGGTGGTTTGAAGGAGATAGCCAGGTAA